One window from the genome of Castellaniella sp. MT123 encodes:
- the leuB gene encoding 3-isopropylmalate dehydrogenase translates to MTAKIAVLPGDGIGPEIVEQAVRVLRALDLDLSFTEAPVGGAAYAAQGHPLPQSTLDLALQSDAILFGAVGDWKYDHLERALRPEQAVLGLRKALGLFANLRPAILYPELANASSLKPEVVAGLNILIVRELTGDIYFGQPRGVRTLDDGPFAGERQGYDTMHYAETEVRRIAHVAFQAAAKRQGKLCSVDKANVLETSQFWRDIMIDVARDYPQVELSHMYVDNAAMQLVRAPKAFDVVVTGNLFGDILSDEAAMLTGSIGMLPSASLNASRQGLYEPSHGSAPDIAGQNVANPLATILSAAMMLRYSLEAGAAADRIESAVQTVLAQGLRTADIHEAGMTRVSTSGMGDAVLKALE, encoded by the coding sequence ATGACTGCAAAGATCGCAGTGCTGCCGGGCGACGGCATCGGCCCCGAAATCGTGGAACAGGCCGTGCGCGTGTTGCGCGCGCTGGACCTGGACCTGAGCTTCACCGAAGCCCCGGTGGGCGGCGCGGCCTATGCCGCTCAGGGTCATCCCCTGCCGCAAAGCACGCTGGATCTGGCGCTTCAGTCCGACGCCATTTTGTTCGGGGCGGTGGGCGACTGGAAATACGATCACCTGGAACGCGCCCTGCGCCCGGAGCAGGCCGTATTGGGCCTGCGCAAGGCCCTGGGGCTGTTTGCCAACCTGCGGCCGGCGATCCTGTATCCGGAACTGGCCAATGCCTCGTCCCTGAAGCCGGAAGTCGTCGCGGGCCTGAACATCCTGATCGTGCGCGAGCTGACCGGGGATATCTATTTCGGTCAGCCGCGTGGCGTGCGCACGCTGGATGACGGCCCTTTCGCGGGCGAGCGCCAGGGCTATGACACCATGCATTACGCCGAAACCGAGGTCCGGCGCATCGCCCACGTGGCGTTCCAGGCGGCGGCCAAGCGCCAGGGCAAGCTCTGCAGCGTGGACAAGGCCAACGTCCTGGAAACCTCCCAGTTCTGGCGCGACATCATGATCGACGTGGCGCGCGACTATCCCCAGGTCGAACTGTCCCACATGTACGTGGACAATGCCGCCATGCAGCTGGTGCGCGCACCCAAGGCCTTCGACGTGGTGGTGACCGGCAACCTGTTTGGGGACATCCTGTCGGACGAGGCCGCCATGCTGACCGGTTCCATCGGCATGCTGCCATCGGCCTCTTTGAACGCCAGCCGTCAGGGCCTGTACGAACCCAGCCATGGGTCGGCACCGGACATCGCCGGACAGAACGTGGCCAACCCCCTGGCCACTATTTTGTCGGCGGCCATGATGCTGCGTTATTCGCTGGAGGCGGGCGCCGCGGCCGATCGTATCGAATCCGCCGTGCAGACCGTACTGGCGCAGGGGTTGCGTACAGCCGACATCCACGAGGCCGGTATGACGCGTGTCTCGACGTCTGGAATGGGCGATGCCGTGCTGAAGGCATTAGAATAA
- the leuD gene encoding 3-isopropylmalate dehydratase small subunit — protein sequence MQAFTTHQGLVAPLDRDNVDTDLIIPKQFLKSIKRTGFGPNLFDELRYLDHGEPGMDNSARPLNPDFVLNQPRYQGASILLCRENFGCGSSREHAPWALQQYGFRVLIAPSYADIFFNNSFKNGLLPIVLPEAVVAQLFQAVDSTPGYQLTVDLAQQRVTAPGGASWSFEIDAYRKESLLKGLDEIGQTLLHADQIRDFETARLARHPWLVKAAPGTR from the coding sequence CAGGGGCTGGTGGCCCCGCTGGATCGCGACAACGTCGATACCGATCTCATCATCCCGAAACAGTTCCTGAAGTCGATCAAGCGCACGGGCTTCGGTCCCAACCTGTTTGACGAACTGCGCTACCTGGACCACGGCGAGCCGGGTATGGACAACAGCGCTCGGCCGCTGAATCCGGACTTCGTGCTGAATCAGCCGCGCTATCAGGGGGCTTCCATCCTGCTGTGCCGCGAGAATTTCGGCTGCGGCTCCAGCCGCGAACACGCGCCCTGGGCCTTGCAGCAGTATGGGTTCCGGGTCCTGATCGCGCCGTCCTACGCCGACATTTTCTTCAACAACAGCTTCAAGAACGGCCTGCTGCCGATCGTGTTGCCTGAAGCTGTCGTTGCGCAGCTGTTCCAGGCGGTGGATTCCACACCCGGTTATCAACTGACCGTCGACCTGGCGCAGCAACGGGTGACAGCGCCCGGCGGTGCATCCTGGTCCTTCGAGATCGATGCCTACCGCAAGGAATCCCTGCTGAAAGGCCTGGACGAGATCGGCCAGACCCTGCTGCATGCCGACCAGATCCGCGACTTCGAAACCGCCCGTCTGGCGCGGCATCCCTGGCTGGTCAAGGCGGCACCCGGCACCCGCTGA